Proteins encoded in a region of the Natator depressus isolate rNatDep1 chromosome 23, rNatDep2.hap1, whole genome shotgun sequence genome:
- the PRX gene encoding periaxin isoform X2, with amino-acid sequence MPGLPTGAERDRPESHAASTGSQSPAAEVKEAKQPGQPRPLLSPEEASNAERAAQKEKLHAELKRVLQQKGESQPSTTEPETPPAPAMETQTRVTEEEAKMSELVEIILETEARAGASGISVAGGGKEGLFVSDVLRESPAAKALSLKEGDQLLSARVYFENVRYEDALRILKCAEPYKVSFCLKRSVPRSDVPGSPAAGGLEVKGPQAKMAKLNIKSLVPMRKQKGKGLTKAPEEEVALTGSAELSAGKLDVAPVDVEFSFPKFAKLRKAKGAKLRKAKGAAGPSPDLSVELSSSRTKGRRLRFPRLKVKEAAGVQALAVAGTLEAAWPKGSVEGEAGVQGKAPQFTAPFPQVKKPKEDAGLAEVELKDQIKFKAPQVELDIPILDLKAPKVAAGVETPEISGKGEALRIKLPKFGASARPAEGEIEVEGLEGKLKVPKVQVPRVGISLPMAGREAEGPEEELRAGIKLPSVEIAAPKVEVDLSLPKVEGALEAPDVSAKGEGLKIKMTKFGASAEEGTLKTPAIPAPKLSTSLPSDKGEAEGPAGRYKAGMKLPSLNIGVRQVDVEIPLPRGKADAEREAEPAEATLELPDVTVKIPKISLPMHGGKAKEEEVEKEFKVPQVEIKVGKAEGESPELKTKGPKIKMPSFGISLWEHKPDADTKAKEPAPEGKVKFPGVKMPSIDISVPKAADVQLPKAKMEPAGLAGEGRVQASDGDGAEGPEFKFKMPQVSLPKFDLSGMAGKAESKDHVPSPKAPHLEADTGRLEIAAGKISVPMLDISVPGIKPVDVELPEASLRKPKLEIAVEKPKIEVRLPAGKPEGRKLESGLETAQARLSLPSVKMPSVDIDMPKVGVDLDLLKAKPGFEGELRAVAGLKEHDLQLQKPQEPLLKFGAVCKDLEVEIDMPAPKAKADRPTPQAEVELQGAAFEGPDLSGMVAKIPKVDISFGKEKLEGEELERAGPEGEGKADMKFPKVGLELKSPEVKPGSLEATVKLPSVEISTPKLPEVAIETLLGGTAAVDISGKLLETDTKLKSPKFSFPKFGISGPKVKKGGLEAATLQTELEAETLEASAKGPKLKMPKFGLSFSRSKQGDDVDGPRHSAEGEGKAPKGKVEISGPHVDLDSSEAKVKLPSVKLPTVDISSPKVDVDIDLLKGKGDISGEGVTQAGETSPNISIEVPDIKLKMPKFSLPKFGGQGREEELELEQETLKGELKGSAEALSGELDGKAKGKEAKMKMPRFKMPSFGIARKDVEVPGPSVTAPESDVKGKKGKTDAKEPDMAAGSPEEKLKGPFMKMPKLTISSPKADLKAEADVRGSKDKSYIQGPDIEIKMPQVELPKFGTKEEKADVEVSKRPESPGTNLKVGTVKMPSLEISAPAQVPSLQISVPGVKAEGELSVGKPVMDISEADIRGYEGNLKIPKAPSIGISAPKLDLDISLPKASAEMLGQHEAGLKIEGDATFEKPDTKIKMPKVELPKYGQEGFLGKDLDRELSGAKAEMHLLQGQKLKEPSINGQKVTLEMEGGKYAAGVTEASLLGSKVRVPKLDISLPKARLSEVELPLAEGEITIEELEEAEGKFKLPSVGLPKFSTPKVKAPEVGFDVGLSRDRDFALDMSGLHGKVPKVEVSGPKIKLPKFGGVSSNDQWEADIDSSKTPKVELKPPKLRGSLETPGSEVGVKEAKLKMPLVPIGFTVGKGEGESSPRAEDSEMDGYDSKFKLKMPSFGISKVGTEAKGDESRTDTQPLCPTAEGTDFSFKMPQLAIPDVGFSVGPGEAPALVGAKAEMAGDARARVEKSAGAEDLERDVGGLEIRLKMPQIKMSPFGISGSKGDEGNMTASLHSHKGSDREQMGGKKSLFKMPDLEISAPSIKAHAEYEVDGAQLHHSGSKELLRTSAAGIRDEKGCGVKAPGAKGDTSEAEAGKKYKMKLPKFGIALPKATQEGGEGDLSREESKAQEAEAKVKMAKVKKAVFVLVKPKGKGVEASSGLLEGDGEAAAGFLEGDGGSKAKVPKIKLKPNFGLSLSKPKAGVEVNGELEPSAQEVGELEKGSKLKLPKLGFSKTEVTDLVTSGKGSASKFNGEEGELSLQNGSQDSKAKLGKIKLPQVEFSSLYKAAEMDPEMNLKLVRAEEAKDEAHSSTFMALKAAKFKSPKITFSGFKKKEGEQAGNVVSSAARTEMALLEKGERDRDAKPETSKISLGFTSKSKGEYNVERGKLDGREKSPKFKFPKLALSPKTRGELEVTSEQPEQGGSSQWEGEKGTGVLEGVKIRTPKLGFSTQLEEQIPEEGVKPIKGEMMVGKSSPI; translated from the coding sequence aaCATAAAGAGCCTGGTGCCCATGAGAAAGCAGAAGGGGAAGGGCTTGACGAAGGCCCCGGAGGAGGAGGTGGCCCTGACGGGCAGCGCGGAGCTGTCGGCGGGGAAGCTGGACGTGGCTCCTGTGGACGTGGAATTCTCCTTTCCCAAGTTCGCCAAGCTAAGGAAGGCCAAGGGCGCCAAGCTAAGGAAGGCCAAGGGCGCGGCCGGGCCCAGCCCAGACCTCTCCGTTGAGCTCTCCTCTTCGCGCACCAAGGGGAGGAGGCTCAGGTTCCCCAGGCTTAAGGTGAAGGAGGCTGCAGGCGTGCAGGCGTTGGCTGTGGCAGGGACACTGGAAGCAGCCTGGCCCAAGGGGAGCGTGGAAGGGGAGGCAGGTGTCCAGGGGAAGGCTCCCCAGTTCACAGCCCCATTCCCCCAGGTGAAAAAGCCCAAGGAGGATGCTGGGCTTGCGGAGGTTGAGCTCAAGGACCAAATCAAGTTCAAGGCCCCCCAGGTTGAACTGGACATTCCCATCCTTGATCTCAAAGCCCCCAAAGTTGCAGCTGGAGTGGAGACCCCGGAGATCTCGGGCAAAGGGGAGGCCTTGCGGATCAAGCTGCCGAAGTTCGGGGCATCCGCCAGGCCTGCGGAGGGGGAAATCGAGGTGGAGGGACTGGAGGGGAAGCTGAAGGTGCCCAAAGTCCAAGTGCCCCGGGTTGGGATTTCTCTGCCGATGGCAGGCAGGGAAGCAGAGGGGCCAGAGGAAGAGCTCAGAGCTGGCATCAAACTCCCCTCGGTGGAAATAGCAGCACCCAAAGTAGAGGTGGATTTGAGCCTTCCCAAAGTGGAAGGAGCCCTGGAAGCCCCAGACGTCAGTGCCAAAGGGGAGGGCttgaaaataaaaatgaccaAGTTTGGCGCATCTGCAGAGGAAGGCACACTGAAAACGCCTGCCATCCCGGCCCCCAAGCTCAGCACCTCTCTGCCCAGCGACAAAGGGGAGGCCGAGGGGCCAGCCGGGAGGTACAAAGCTGGCATGAAGCTCCCATCCCTTAACATAGGGGTGCGGCAGGTGGACGTTGAGATCCCCCTTCCCAGGGGGAAGGCAGATGCAGAACGGGAAGCAGAGCCTGCTGAAGCCACACTGGAGCTCCCCGACGTGACTGTGAAGATCCCCAAGATCAGCCTGCCCATGCATGGGGGCAAAGCCAAagaggaggaggtagagaagGAGTTCAAGGTGCCCCAGGTGGAAATAAAagtggggaaggcagagggggagaGCCCCGAGTTGAAGACAAAAGGTCCCAAGATTAAGATGCCGAGCTTTGGAATCTCCCTGTGGGAACACAAGCCTGATGCGGACACCAAAGCGAAAGAGCCTGCCCCCGAAGGGAAGGTGAAATTCCCTGGGGTGAAGATGCCCTCCATCGACATCTCTGTCCCCAAAGCTGCTGACGTGCAGCTGCCTAAAGCGAAGATGGAACCAGCTGGGCTAGCTGGTGAGGGGAGGGTGCAAGCCTCTGACGGGGATGGTGCTGAGGGTCCTGAGTTCAAATTCAAAATGCCACAGGTGTCGCTTCCAAAATTTGACCTCTCTGGCATGGCCGGGAAAGCCGAGAGCAAGGACCACGTGCCTTCGCCCAAAGCCCCGCACCTGGAGGCCGATACTGGGCGCCTGGAGATCGCGGCTGGGAAGATAAGTGTGCCCATGCTGGATATCTCTGTGCCAGGGATTAAGCCGGTTGACGTGGAGCTGCCAGAGGCCTCTTTGCGAAAGCCCAAGCTTGAGATAGCTGTCGAGAAGCCGAAGATTGAGGTGAGGCTGCCCGCGGGGAAACCTGAGGGGAGgaagctggagtcagggctggaaaCGGCCCAAGCCAGGCTGAGTCTCCCGTCGGTGAAGATGCCGTCGGTGGACATCGACATGCCCAAAGTAGGCGTTGACCTGGACCTGCTGAAGGCAAAGCCTGGCTtcgagggggagctcagggcagtggcAGGCCTGAAGGAACATGACCTCCAGCTGCAAAAGCCCCAGGAGCCTCTCCTGAAGTTCGGGGCTGTCTGCAAGGACTTGGAGGTGGAGATCGATATGCCGGCTCCCAAGGCCAAGGCTGACCGCCCCACGCCACAAGCAGAGGTTGAGCTCCAGGGTGCAGCCTTTGAAGGCCCAGATCTAAGTGGGATGGTGGCAAAGATCCCCAAGGTGGATATTTCGTTTGGGAAAGAGAAGCTGGAGGGTGAGGAACTGGAGAGAGCGGGGCCGGAAGGGGAGGGCAAAGCGGATATGAAGTTCCCAAAGGTCGGCCTAGAACTCAAAAGCCCTGAAGTGAAGCCCGGGAGCCTGGAGGCCACAGTGAAGCTGCCCTCCGTTGAAATTTCAACACCTAAGCTCCCCGAGGTGGCCATCGAGACCCTGCTGGGGGGAACAGCCGCTGTCGACATCAGCGGAAAACTGCTGGAGACTGATACCAAGCTGAAATCGCCCAAATTCTCTTTCCCAAAATTTGGCATCTCTGGCCCAAAGGTTAAGAAAGGGGGCCTGGAGGCTGCGACGCTACAAACTGAGCTGGAGGCGGAAACCCTGGAAGCAAGTGCCAAAGGGCCTAAGCTGAAGATGCCAAAATTTGGGCTCTCGTTCTCCAGGTCGAAGCAGGGGGACGACGTGGATGGGCCCAGGCACTCtgcggagggagaggggaaggctcCCAAGGGGAAGGTGGAGATCTCAGGGCCTCACGTCGACTTGGACTCCTCCGAAGCCAAAGTGAAGCTGCCTTCAGTGAAACTTCCCACGGTTGACATCTCCAGCCCCAAAGTGGATGTGGACATTGACTTGCTCAAGGGAAAGGGGGACATCTCGGGGGAAGGGGTCACACAGGCTGGGGAAACATCGCCTAACATCAGCATCGAGGTCCCAGACATTAAGCTGAAGATGCCAAAATTTTCACTGCCAAAATttgggggccagggcagggaggaggagctggaactGGAACAAGAGACCCTCAAGGGGGAATTGAAAGGGAGCGCCGAGGCCTTGTCCGGAGAGCTGGATGGGAAAGCAAAGGGCAAGGAGGCCAAGATGAAGATGCCCAGGTTCAAAATGCCATCATTTGGCATTGCCAGGAAGGATGTGGAGGTGCCTGGGCCCAGTGTGACAGCTCCTGAGAGTGATGTGAAAGGCAAGAAGGGGAAAACAGATGCCAAAGAGCCCGACatggctgctgggagcccagaggAGAAGCTAAAAGGCCCCTTCATGAAGATGCCAAAACTGACGATCTCTTCTCCCAAGGCTGACCTGAAAGCAGAAGCTGATGTGAGAGGCTCCAAAGATAAAAGTTATATCCAAGGCCCCGACATAGAAATTAAAATGCCCCAGGTTGAGCTGCCAAAGTTTGGAACCAAAGAGGAGAAAGCTGACGTGGAGGTGTCCAAGAGACCGGAAAGCCCTGGCACCAACCTAAAAGTGGGCACTGTTAAGATGCCATCACTAGAGATCTCCGCACCTGCCCAAGTTCCTTCCTTGCAAATCTCCGTTCCCGGTGTAAAAGCAGAAGGGGAGCTGTCGGTGGGAAAGCCGGTCATGGACATCTCCGAGGCTGACATCAGGGGGTACGAAGGAAACCTGAAAATCCCCAAGGCACCTTCCATTGGCATCTCTGCACCAAAGCTAGACTTGGATATCAGCTTGCCGAAAGCCAGTGCGGAGATGCTGGGCCAGCATGAGGCTGGGCTGAAAATAGAGGGGGATGCCACCTTTGAGAAACCAGACACCAAAATTAAGATGCCCAAGGTGGAGCTGCCCAAATATGGGCAGGAGGGTTTCCTGGGGAAAGACTTGGATAGAGAGCTGAGTGGTGCCAAGGCGGAGATGCACCTCCTCCAAGGACAAAAGCTGAAAGAGCCTTCCATAAACGGCCAGAAAGTCACCCTGGAGATGGAAGGGGGCAAATATGCAGCTGGTGTTACTGAAGCCTCCCTGCTGGGTTCCAAGGTCCGGGTGCCCAAACTGGATATTTCCTTGCCCAAAGCCAGGCTGTCGGAGGTAGAGCTACCTCTGGCCGAGGGGGAGATCACCATCGAGGAACTGGAGGAAGCCGAGGGGAAATTTAAGCTACCATCGGTTGGGCTACCTAAATTTTCTACCCCGAAGGTGAAAGCTCCAGAGGTGGGATTTGATGTTGGCTTAAGCAGAGATCGAGACTTTGCTCTGGACATGTCTGGGCTGCACGGGAAGGTGCCCAAAGTCGAAGTGAGTGGCCCAAAGATTAAGCTGCCTAAATTCGGGGGAGTCAGTTCTAATGACCAATGGGAGGCAGATATAGACTCATCCAAGACCCCCAAGGTGGAGCTTAAACCCCCCAAACTCCGGGGGAGCCTCGAGACCCCAGGCAGCGAAGTGGGGGTGAAAGAGGCCAagctcaaaatgccattggttcccattggcttcaccgtgggcaagggagagggggagagttCCCCCAGGGCAGAGGACTCTGAGATGGATGGTTACGACAGCAAGTTCAAACTGAAGATGCCCTCATTCGGGATTTCCAAAGTTGGCACAGAGGCCAAGGGTGACGAGTCCAGGACGGacacccagcccctctgccccacagcagagGGAACGGACTTCTCCTTTAAAATGCCCCAGCTTGCCATTCCGGACGTGGGGTTCTCGGTAGGTCCAGGGGAAGCTCCAGCTTTGGTGGGGGCGAAAGCCGAGATGGCTGGAGACGCCAGGGCCAGGGTCGAGAAATCGGCAGGTGCTGAAGATCTGGAGCGGGACGTGGGAGGGTTAGAGATCAGGCTCAAGATGCCCCAAATCAAGATGTCGCCATTCGGGATTTCAGGATCCAAAGGGGATGAGGGGAATATGACGGCATCTCTCCATAGCCACAAGGGGTCAGACAGGGAGCAGATGGGGGGGAAGAAATCCCTGTTCAAAATGCCGGACCTGGAGATCTCCGCCCCGAGCATCAAGGCGCACGCAGAGTATGAAGTTGACGGGGCTCAGCTCCACCACAGTGGCTCCAAAGAGCTGCTGAGAACCAGTGCCGCTGGCATCCGAGATGAGAAGGGTTGTGGCGTCAAGGCTCCAGGAGCGAAGGGGGACACTTCTGAAGCCGAGGCAGGGAAGAAGTATAAAATGAAGCTGCCCAAGTTTGGGATCGCCCTGCCCAAAGCCACCCaggaaggaggagaaggggacCTTTCTAGGGAGGAAAGCAAGGCCCAGGAAGCTGAAGCCAAGGTGAAGATGGCCAAGGTGAAGAAGGCGGTATTTGTGCTGGTGAAGCccaaggggaagggggtggaagcATCCTCTGGGCTCTTGGAAGGAGATGGCGAAGCTGCTGCTGGCTTCTtggaaggggatgggggcagcAAGGCGAAGGTGCCTAAAATAAAGCTGAAGCCCAACTTTGGGCTCTCCCTCTCCAAACCCAAAGCTGGGGTGGAAGTCAATGGGGAGCTAGAGCCCTCGGCCCAGGAGGTAGGGGAGCTGGAGAAAGGCTCCAAGCTGAAGCTGCCCAAGCTGGGCTTCTCCAAGACAGAGGTCACGGACCTGGTCACCAGCGGGAAGGGGTCAGCATCTAAGTTCAATGGGGAGGAGGGCGAACTTTCCCTGCAGAATGGCTCCCAGGACAGCAAGGCAAAGCTGGGCAAGATTAAGCTGCCCCAAGTTGAATTCTCCTCCCTGTATAAGGCGGCGGAGATGGACCCCGAAATGAACCTCAAGCTGGTGAGGGCAGAAGAGGCCAAGGATGAGGCTCATAGCAGCACCTTCATGGCTCTCAAGGCGGCCAAGTTCAAGTCCCCCAAGATCACGTTCTCAGGTTTCAAGAAGAAGGAAGGGGAACAAGCTGGGAATGTGGTCTCTTCAGCTGCCAGGACAGAGATGGCCTTGTTGGAAAAGGGGGAGAGGGATCGAGATGCCAAGCCAGAGACATCCAAGATCTCGCTGGGCTTCACCTCCAAGTCGAAGGGGGAATACAATGTGGAGAGAGGCAAGCTGGATGGCAGAGAGAAATCCCCCAAGTTCAAGTTCCCCAAGCTGGCCCTGAGCCCCAAAACCAGAGGGGAGCTAGAAGTCACTTCCGAGCAGCCGGAGCAAGGGGGCTCCTCCCAGTGGGaaggagagaaggggacaggggtgctggagggagtcAAGATTCGGACGCCCAAGCTGGGTTTCTCCACTCAGCTGGAGGAGCAGATCCCAGAGGAGGGCGTTAAGCCGATAAAGGGCGAGATGATGGTGGGGAAATCGTCCCCCAtctga